Part of the Streptomyces sp. f51 genome is shown below.
TCGTCGATCTGGTCGTCCTTGTGCGCGAGCAGCCCGAAGCGGGCCGCGTAGCGCAGCAGTTCGCCGTCCACCCGGTGGGGGACCCGCGGATACATCGCGGACAGTTTCTGGAGGTGACCCGGATCGGTCAGGCGCCCCATCCAGCGGCGCGCGAAGACCTGCCCGACCTCGTACGGGTCGCCGCCGACCGTGGTGATGTCCTCCTCGCGGTCCGCCCACCGCTGCTCGGCGGAGGTGAGCTGGGCGAGCGTGGGCAGCGCGGCGGCCTCCGGGGACTCCGCGGTGCCGCCGGGCCGGTCGACCCAGCCCTTGTCCGAGGACCAGCGCAGGGTCGCGTTCGTGGGGTGCTGGGCGGGCTGGGTGCCCGGTCCGCGGAGCGCGGCCAGGTCCTTCGGTGTGGGGACACCCTTGGGGGCGGCGGCCCGCTCCTGGGTGCCGTTCTGCGCATCGGCCGCCTGGTGGTGCTCGGCCTCCTGGGCGGAGCGCTCGGCCGCGGCGGCGAGCGCCGACTCGGGCAGCGGCGCGGAGAGGATGGCGGCGATCTCGGGGCGGGGCACGGGCGGCGGGGCGCAGATCCCGCCGGTCTCCTTGGCGCGGACCGCCTTGGTGATCCAGGCGCGGTCGAGCACCCGCCGCTCGTCGGCCTCGGCCACCAGGTCCTCGGACTGGTTGTAGTCGCCGTCCGCGGCCTGCACGGCCCACAGGTGGACGGCCACGCCGTGTTCCTTGGCGGCCATCATGCCCGGCAGCAGATCTCCGTCGCCGGTCACGAGGACCACGTCGGAGCAGGCGCGGTTGCGCGCGAGCTCGGTCAGCTCGGCGTGCATGGCGGCGTCCACGCCCTTCTGCGCCCAGCGCCCGTCGCTGCGGGTCAGCGCGCCCAGGCGCACCGTGACCCGGGGCATCACCCGGAGCCTGCGGTGCTCGGGCTGCGGTACGCGGTCGGGGGCGCCGTCGAACCAGTAGATGCGCAGCAGGGGCCGCTCGGTGTCCGACTCGGCGCGCTCGCGCAGGCCCTGGATGAGGGCGGCGTGGTCGACGGTGATCCGGGATCGCGACGGCTCCCCGGCGAGGAGACTGGCAGCGGCCCCGAGCAGATACCCGGCGTCCACCAGGACGATGCAGCGGTCCACGCGATCCACCCTCTTTCCGGGAGGTTTGCTTCGGGCTTCCTTGGAGTCTGCCCGACCGTGCGGAGGTTAA
Proteins encoded:
- a CDS encoding NYN domain-containing protein; the encoded protein is MDRCIVLVDAGYLLGAAASLLAGEPSRSRITVDHAALIQGLRERAESDTERPLLRIYWFDGAPDRVPQPEHRRLRVMPRVTVRLGALTRSDGRWAQKGVDAAMHAELTELARNRACSDVVLVTGDGDLLPGMMAAKEHGVAVHLWAVQAADGDYNQSEDLVAEADERRVLDRAWITKAVRAKETGGICAPPPVPRPEIAAILSAPLPESALAAAAERSAQEAEHHQAADAQNGTQERAAAPKGVPTPKDLAALRGPGTQPAQHPTNATLRWSSDKGWVDRPGGTAESPEAAALPTLAQLTSAEQRWADREEDITTVGGDPYEVGQVFARRWMGRLTDPGHLQKLSAMYPRVPHRVDGELLRYAARFGLLAHKDDQIDEHDRYAIRAGFWREIDVRTATEHAPVAE